A genomic region of Vitreoscilla filiformis contains the following coding sequences:
- the fdxH gene encoding formate dehydrogenase subunit beta, producing the protein MALQSLDILRRSATTTPTPQARTTTEVAKLIDVTTCIGCKACQVACSEWNDIREDVGSNIGVYDNPTDLSAQAWTVMRFAEVEDEAGKLEWLIRKDGCMHCADPGCLKACPSPGAIIQYKNGIVDFHEENCIGCGYCVTGCPFNVPRISKQDSKAYKCSLCSDRVAVGQEPACVKTCPTGAITFGSKEDMKEVAATRIEDLKSRGYAQAGLYDPQGVGGTHVMYVLHHADKPQLYSGLPKDPGISPMVSVWKGITKPLAMLGLGALAVGSLFHYISKGPNEVSKDVEKEIEDEDRAEASAQTGKNGKKEQRA; encoded by the coding sequence ATGGCATTGCAATCTTTGGACATCCTGCGCCGCTCGGCCACCACCACGCCGACGCCGCAGGCCCGCACCACCACCGAAGTGGCCAAACTCATCGACGTGACCACCTGCATCGGCTGCAAAGCCTGCCAGGTGGCCTGCTCGGAGTGGAACGACATCCGCGAGGACGTGGGTTCCAACATCGGTGTGTATGACAACCCGACCGACCTCTCCGCCCAAGCCTGGACGGTGATGCGCTTCGCCGAAGTGGAAGACGAGGCCGGCAAACTCGAATGGCTGATCCGCAAGGACGGCTGCATGCACTGCGCCGACCCCGGTTGCTTGAAGGCTTGCCCGTCGCCGGGCGCGATCATTCAGTACAAGAACGGCATTGTGGACTTCCACGAAGAAAACTGCATCGGCTGCGGTTACTGCGTCACCGGCTGCCCGTTCAACGTGCCGCGCATCTCCAAGCAAGACAGCAAGGCCTACAAGTGCAGCCTGTGCTCGGATCGTGTCGCCGTGGGCCAGGAACCGGCTTGCGTGAAAACCTGCCCGACCGGCGCCATCACCTTCGGCTCCAAGGAGGACATGAAGGAAGTCGCCGCCACGCGCATCGAAGACCTGAAGAGCCGGGGCTACGCCCAAGCCGGTTTGTACGACCCGCAAGGCGTGGGCGGCACGCATGTGATGTACGTGCTGCACCACGCGGACAAGCCGCAGCTCTACAGCGGCCTGCCCAAAGACCCTGGCATCAGCCCGATGGTGTCGGTGTGGAAGGGCATCACCAAGCCGTTGGCGATGCTGGGCCTGGGCGCGCTGGCCGTGGGCAGTTTGTTCCACTACATCAGCAAGGGGCCGAATGAGGTCTCGAAGGACGTGGAAAAAGAGATCGAGGACGAAGACCGCGCCGAGGCATCCGCCCAGACAGGCAAGAACGGCAAGAAGGAGCAGCGAGCATGA
- a CDS encoding formate dehydrogenase accessory protein FdhE has protein sequence MSAPANFVLPSTVAPPTWLPPRAGLFGERAARLRHLAATHPMGAWLRAVAQLCDAQQHLDGTLGPVSGALSELPVVHAALVQTLSEGEGRALAQGLTLSLDALSERAQRLLAYTHADPDASGPQDRADLLLGASLQLLFTAVARGTPVNPVQSPVPGEQRCPCCGSVAHAGVVLTADGKAGLRYLECSLCATRWHAVRARCSLCDSPREVEYRGLEGAHPSVQAETCDACHGYVKTLFRDKDPHADPLADDLATLVLDVLVGEAGYGRAAPCLLLISGGPTQV, from the coding sequence ATGAGCGCACCCGCGAACTTTGTCCTGCCCTCCACCGTGGCGCCGCCCACTTGGCTGCCGCCGCGTGCCGGGCTGTTTGGCGAGCGTGCGGCGCGTCTGCGCCACTTGGCCGCCACGCATCCGATGGGCGCTTGGCTGCGCGCCGTGGCCCAGCTTTGTGACGCGCAACAGCACCTGGATGGCACCCTCGGCCCCGTCAGCGGTGCCTTGAGCGAGCTGCCGGTCGTCCATGCCGCGCTGGTGCAAACCTTGTCTGAGGGCGAAGGCCGCGCCTTGGCACAGGGCCTCACCCTGAGCTTGGATGCGTTGAGCGAGCGCGCCCAACGCCTGCTCGCCTACACCCACGCCGACCCCGACGCCAGCGGCCCGCAAGACCGCGCCGATCTGCTGTTGGGCGCCAGCCTGCAACTGCTGTTCACCGCCGTGGCGCGTGGCACGCCCGTCAACCCGGTGCAAAGCCCCGTGCCGGGCGAACAGCGTTGCCCGTGCTGCGGCAGCGTGGCCCATGCCGGGGTGGTGCTCACCGCCGATGGCAAAGCCGGCCTGCGTTACCTGGAGTGCAGCCTGTGCGCCACGCGCTGGCACGCCGTGCGTGCCCGCTGCTCGCTGTGTGACAGCCCGCGTGAAGTCGAATACCGGGGCCTGGAAGGCGCCCACCCCAGCGTGCAGGCCGAAACTTGCGACGCCTGCCACGGCTACGTCAAAACCCTGTTCCGCGACAAAGACCCACACGCCGACCCGCTGGCGGACGATCTGGCCACGCTGGTGCTGGACGTCTTGGTCGGCGAGGCCGGTTATGGGCGGGCGGCACCGTGCTTGCTGCTCATCTCTGGGGGCCCCACGCAGGTTTGA
- a CDS encoding ABC transporter substrate-binding protein, translated as MVALNIEVHQDAFLRGQVDALVTYEPVRTQLRQTGAVQVFSSADVPGTIIDTLAIRTAWLASHSAAVGHAVSAHFWALAQWQRHPEHCAPQIAPRLGLNPEAVLASYADIALPDVRANRAWLAPGLGRIHPLARQLVATMRRADILNVSPELSGWVSDAFLPAVHEQDG; from the coding sequence ATGGTGGCGTTGAACATTGAAGTTCACCAAGACGCTTTTTTACGCGGCCAAGTCGATGCCCTTGTAACCTATGAGCCAGTGCGAACGCAGTTGCGTCAAACCGGTGCGGTGCAAGTGTTTTCCAGCGCGGACGTGCCCGGCACCATCATCGACACCCTGGCGATTCGCACCGCATGGTTGGCCAGCCATTCTGCTGCCGTAGGTCACGCGGTGTCGGCGCATTTCTGGGCATTGGCGCAGTGGCAGCGCCACCCCGAGCACTGTGCGCCCCAGATTGCACCGCGATTGGGCCTGAATCCGGAAGCGGTTCTGGCCAGTTATGCCGACATCGCCTTGCCCGATGTTCGGGCCAACCGAGCTTGGTTGGCGCCTGGGTTGGGGCGCATCCACCCGTTGGCCCGCCAGTTGGTGGCTACCATGCGGCGGGCCGACATCCTGAATGTTTCCCCAGAACTGAGTGGATGGGTCAGTGATGCGTTCCTGCCCGCTGTTCATGAACAAGATGGGTAA
- a CDS encoding formate dehydrogenase subunit gamma — MIRDPKDLKRYTASERLNHWTVGMSFILLAISGLAFFHPAFFPLSTFLGGPVWARILHPYIGVLMAGAFFIIFMRFKHLNTLTPVDKEWLKNAHKMVDGNDHDMPEQGKYNGGQKMMFWGLAVCMLLMTLSGVPLWRAWFHFDVTIVRLAAVVHAAAGVTMIGLIMVHVYAAIWVKGTIRAMWYGTVTRAWAKQHHRAWYRQVTGK; from the coding sequence ATGATCCGCGACCCGAAAGACCTCAAGCGCTACACCGCCAGCGAGCGCCTCAACCACTGGACGGTGGGCATGAGTTTCATCCTGCTGGCCATTTCGGGGCTGGCGTTCTTCCACCCGGCGTTCTTTCCGCTCAGCACGTTTTTGGGCGGGCCGGTGTGGGCGCGCATCCTGCATCCTTACATCGGCGTGCTAATGGCGGGTGCGTTCTTCATCATCTTCATGCGCTTCAAGCACCTGAACACGCTCACGCCCGTGGACAAGGAATGGCTGAAAAACGCCCACAAAATGGTGGACGGCAACGACCACGACATGCCCGAGCAAGGCAAGTACAACGGCGGCCAGAAGATGATGTTCTGGGGCTTGGCAGTGTGCATGCTGTTGATGACGCTGTCGGGCGTTCCGCTGTGGCGCGCATGGTTTCACTTTGACGTGACGATCGTGCGCTTGGCGGCGGTGGTTCATGCCGCAGCGGGCGTGACCATGATCGGTTTGATCATGGTGCATGTGTACGCGGCGATCTGGGTGAAGGGCACCATCCGCGCCATGTGGTACGGCACGGTGACCCGCGCTTGGGCCAAACAGCACCACCGGGCGTGGTATCGCCAAGTGACGGGCAAGTGA
- the fdhD gene encoding formate dehydrogenase accessory sulfurtransferase FdhD, translating to MTPALFPQPTTEPDLCADDGLPATQRLPVLRHSTAGGLLAVQDAVIEEVPVALVFNGVSHAVMLASPVDLADLALGFALSEGILTHPAQLYDLDVSPSCDGLSVEMTIATQRFVALKERRRNLAGRTGCGLCGVDSLSAVHRIPAGSVPAPLLPAPTPLALDAALHQLRPHQTLHQQTGAAHGAAWVSPAGDILCLREDVGRHNALDKLIGALARAGTSLREGFVLVTSRASYEMVQKVACAGGHTLVAVSAPTALAVRQAEAAGVLLIGFARPGQWSAYTQAERLVLAQPSN from the coding sequence ATGACTCCAGCCCTGTTCCCCCAACCCACCACCGAGCCCGACCTCTGCGCCGATGACGGCCTGCCCGCCACCCAACGCCTGCCCGTGCTGCGCCACAGCACGGCGGGCGGCCTGCTGGCGGTGCAGGATGCGGTGATCGAGGAAGTGCCGGTGGCGCTGGTGTTCAACGGCGTGTCGCATGCTGTGATGCTGGCCAGCCCGGTGGATTTGGCCGATCTGGCACTGGGCTTCGCTTTGAGCGAAGGCATCCTCACCCACCCGGCGCAGCTCTACGACCTGGACGTGTCCCCCAGTTGCGACGGCCTGAGCGTAGAAATGACGATTGCCACGCAACGCTTCGTCGCCCTGAAGGAGCGTCGGCGCAACCTGGCCGGGCGCACCGGCTGCGGGCTGTGCGGGGTGGACAGCCTCTCCGCCGTACACCGCATTCCAGCCGGCAGCGTGCCAGCTCCGCTGCTGCCCGCGCCGACCCCGCTGGCGCTGGATGCCGCGCTGCACCAGCTTCGCCCGCATCAAACCTTGCACCAGCAAACCGGGGCGGCGCACGGAGCAGCGTGGGTGTCGCCGGCTGGGGACATCCTTTGCCTGCGTGAAGACGTGGGCCGTCACAACGCGCTGGACAAACTCATCGGCGCCCTGGCGCGGGCGGGCACGTCGCTGCGCGAAGGCTTTGTGCTCGTCACCAGCCGCGCTTCTTACGAGATGGTGCAAAAGGTGGCGTGCGCGGGCGGGCACACGCTGGTGGCCGTGTCCGCGCCGACGGCGCTGGCCGTGCGCCAAGCCGAAGCGGCGGGCGTGCTGCTCATCGGTTTTGCCCGCCCCGGCCAGTGGAGCGCCTACACCCAAGCCGAACGGCTGGTGTTGGCGCAGCCTTCTAATTGA
- a CDS encoding sigma 54-interacting transcriptional regulator yields the protein MIAKGLSPRGRGPFVPLNCAAIAPELIESELFGHVRGAYTGATSAREGLFLYARGGTLFLDEIAEMPLALQARLLRVLEERRIRPVGSEQEQEVDVRVVAATNRSLEEEVAAGRFRPDLYHRLRVVECRLPPLRERPEDVPMLIHHYVRELAQQLGLPPIEINTACLHRLQAYDWPGNVRELKNLVERSLIMGYLCHDGCATTMPPAAPTPPSSDTHEPLDQVEKRHCLHVLGVCGGNKSEAARRLGISRKTLERKCLAWGVQ from the coding sequence GTGATAGCAAAGGGCCTCAGCCCACGCGGGCGCGGGCCGTTTGTGCCGCTGAACTGCGCCGCCATCGCCCCCGAGTTGATCGAAAGCGAACTGTTCGGCCATGTGCGCGGCGCGTACACCGGCGCCACCAGCGCCCGCGAAGGGCTGTTTCTCTACGCCCGTGGCGGCACGCTGTTTTTGGACGAAATCGCCGAAATGCCGCTGGCCCTGCAAGCGCGGCTGCTGCGCGTACTGGAAGAACGCCGCATTCGCCCGGTGGGCAGCGAGCAGGAGCAGGAAGTCGATGTGCGCGTGGTGGCGGCCACCAACCGTTCGCTGGAAGAAGAAGTGGCCGCCGGGCGCTTCCGGCCCGATCTGTACCACCGGCTGCGCGTGGTGGAGTGCCGCCTGCCGCCACTGCGCGAACGCCCGGAAGACGTGCCGATGTTGATTCACCACTATGTGCGCGAGCTGGCGCAGCAACTGGGTTTGCCGCCCATCGAGATCAACACCGCCTGCCTGCACCGCTTGCAAGCCTACGACTGGCCCGGCAACGTGCGTGAGCTGAAAAACCTGGTGGAGCGCTCGCTCATCATGGGCTACCTCTGCCACGACGGTTGCGCCACCACCATGCCCCCTGCCGCCCCCACTCCGCCCAGCAGCGACACCCACGAACCTCTCGACCAAGTGGAAAAGCGCCATTGCCTGCATGTGCTGGGCGTGTGCGGGGGCAACAAGTCGGAGGCGGCGCGCCGCTTGGGCATTTCGCGCAAAACGCTGGAGCGCAAGTGCCTGGCCTGGGGCGTGCAGTGA
- the fdnG gene encoding formate dehydrogenase-N subunit alpha, with translation MASPTHTPRSAEPAQVSRRQFFKISAAGIGGTSMALLGVAPQMAHAEVRQYKLTRAKEVRNTCTYCSVGCGLLMYSLGDGAKNAKAEIIHIEGDPDHPVSRGALCPKGAGLLDFIHSPGRLKYPEVREKGSNEWKRISWHEAVERIAHHMKTDRDAHFVEKNDAGVPVNRWLTTAMLTASASSNETGIITQKFMRSLGIIATDAQARVCHGPTVSALASTFGRGAMTNSWVDIKNADFILVMGGNAAEAHPVGFRWAIEAKKQRGAKLVVVDPRFNRTAAVADMYLPIRAGADIPFLGGVINWLVANDKIQWDYVKAYTNASAIINEGFSFEEGLFSGYDADKGKYDRASWSYELDGKGNIKTDPTLEHPRCVWNLMKAHYARYTPDVVANLTGTPKEGFLKVCELLGETAVPGKVGTILYALGWTQHTVGAQNIRTMAMIQLLLGNIGMPGGGVNALRGHSNIQGLSDLGLLSTALPGYLTLPNEAAHPTYADYIAKTTPKPLADGQFNYWGNTPKFFVSLMKWFWGDKATKNNHWGYDWLPKWDKLYDVLHIVELMHQGKINGFVVQGFNPLASFPDANKVREAFAKLKYMVIIDPIATETSSFWRNEGESNPVDTAKIDTEVFRLPSTCFAEEDGAIVSSARWLQWHWKGAEPPGEAKGDQEIIAELFHALRELYKKDAEKGTAKGAEPILNLAWPYRDPKNPTPEELAKELNGRALADIPDPKDSTKFLAKKGEQLPGFATLQDDGSTMCACWIFSGSWTQAGNQMARRDSTDVGLGNTPGWAWSWPANRRILYNRASCTPAGKPWDASRKLIAWNGEKWAGIDVPDFKADAAPDTGMNPFIMNPEGVGRLFCVDKLVDGPFPEHYEPMESPIGTNPLHPKVVSSPAVRIFKGDKARLGTHKEFPYVGTTYRLTEHFQFWTKSVKLNAIAQPEQFVEISEQLAKEKGVVQGDWVKVSSKRGFIKAKAVVTKRVKPLTVNNQTVHQIGIPLHWGWEGVAKKGHLTNNLPPAVGDCNTQTPEYKAFLVNLEKA, from the coding sequence ATGGCTTCCCCCACCCACACCCCCCGCAGCGCGGAGCCTGCCCAGGTCAGCCGGCGGCAGTTTTTCAAGATCAGCGCCGCAGGCATCGGCGGCACCAGCATGGCTTTGCTGGGCGTGGCGCCGCAAATGGCCCACGCGGAGGTGCGTCAGTACAAACTGACCCGCGCCAAGGAAGTGCGCAACACCTGCACCTATTGCTCGGTGGGTTGCGGCCTACTGATGTACAGCTTGGGCGACGGCGCCAAGAACGCCAAGGCCGAAATCATCCACATCGAGGGCGACCCGGATCATCCGGTGAGCCGAGGTGCGCTGTGCCCCAAGGGCGCGGGTTTGCTGGACTTCATCCACAGCCCCGGTCGCCTGAAGTACCCCGAAGTGCGCGAAAAGGGCTCGAACGAGTGGAAGCGTATTTCCTGGCATGAGGCGGTGGAGCGCATCGCGCACCACATGAAGACCGACCGCGACGCCCACTTCGTCGAGAAGAACGACGCCGGCGTGCCGGTGAACCGCTGGCTCACCACGGCGATGCTGACGGCTTCGGCTTCGTCGAACGAAACCGGGATCATCACGCAGAAGTTCATGCGCTCGCTGGGCATCATCGCCACCGATGCGCAGGCCCGCGTGTGCCACGGCCCGACGGTGTCGGCACTGGCCTCGACCTTCGGGCGCGGCGCGATGACCAACTCCTGGGTGGACATCAAGAACGCCGACTTCATCCTGGTGATGGGCGGCAACGCGGCGGAAGCGCACCCGGTCGGTTTCCGCTGGGCGATCGAGGCCAAGAAGCAGCGCGGCGCCAAGTTGGTGGTGGTCGATCCGCGCTTCAACCGCACGGCGGCGGTGGCGGACATGTATTTGCCCATCCGCGCCGGGGCAGACATCCCCTTCCTGGGCGGCGTCATCAACTGGCTGGTGGCCAACGACAAAATCCAGTGGGACTACGTCAAGGCGTACACCAACGCCAGCGCGATCATCAACGAAGGTTTCAGCTTTGAGGAAGGCTTGTTCAGCGGCTACGACGCCGACAAAGGCAAGTACGACCGCGCAAGCTGGAGCTACGAGCTGGACGGCAAGGGCAACATCAAAACCGACCCGACGCTGGAGCACCCGCGCTGCGTCTGGAACCTGATGAAAGCCCACTACGCCCGCTACACGCCGGACGTGGTGGCCAACCTCACGGGCACGCCCAAAGAAGGTTTCCTCAAGGTCTGCGAGCTGCTGGGCGAGACGGCGGTGCCGGGCAAGGTTGGCACCATCCTGTATGCGCTGGGCTGGACGCAGCACACGGTGGGCGCGCAAAACATCCGCACCATGGCGATGATCCAGCTCTTGCTGGGCAACATCGGCATGCCGGGCGGCGGCGTGAACGCACTGCGCGGGCACTCGAACATCCAGGGTTTGTCGGATTTGGGGCTGCTGTCCACCGCGCTGCCGGGTTATTTGACGCTGCCCAACGAGGCCGCGCACCCGACCTACGCCGACTACATCGCCAAAACCACACCCAAGCCGCTGGCCGATGGCCAGTTCAACTACTGGGGCAACACGCCCAAGTTCTTCGTCAGCCTGATGAAGTGGTTCTGGGGCGACAAGGCCACCAAGAACAACCACTGGGGCTACGACTGGCTGCCCAAGTGGGACAAGCTCTACGACGTGCTGCACATCGTCGAGCTGATGCACCAGGGCAAGATCAACGGCTTCGTGGTGCAGGGCTTCAACCCGCTGGCCTCGTTCCCCGATGCCAACAAGGTGCGCGAAGCCTTCGCCAAGCTGAAGTACATGGTGATCATCGACCCGATTGCCACCGAAACGTCGAGCTTCTGGCGCAATGAAGGCGAGTCCAACCCGGTGGACACGGCCAAGATCGACACGGAAGTCTTCCGCCTGCCTTCGACCTGTTTTGCGGAGGAAGACGGCGCCATCGTCAGCTCCGCACGCTGGTTGCAGTGGCACTGGAAGGGCGCCGAGCCTCCCGGCGAAGCCAAGGGCGACCAAGAAATCATCGCCGAGCTGTTCCACGCCCTGCGCGAGCTGTACAAGAAGGACGCCGAAAAAGGCACGGCCAAGGGCGCCGAGCCCATCCTCAACCTGGCGTGGCCGTACCGCGACCCGAAGAACCCGACGCCCGAAGAACTGGCCAAGGAACTCAATGGCCGTGCGCTGGCGGACATCCCCGACCCGAAGGACAGCACCAAGTTCCTGGCGAAAAAGGGCGAGCAACTGCCCGGCTTTGCCACGCTGCAAGACGATGGCAGCACGATGTGCGCCTGCTGGATTTTCTCGGGCAGTTGGACGCAAGCCGGCAACCAAATGGCCCGGCGCGACAGCACCGACGTGGGCCTGGGCAACACCCCCGGCTGGGCCTGGAGCTGGCCGGCGAACCGGCGCATTCTTTACAACCGCGCCTCGTGTACGCCAGCGGGCAAGCCGTGGGACGCGAGCCGCAAGCTCATCGCTTGGAACGGCGAGAAGTGGGCCGGCATCGACGTGCCCGACTTCAAGGCCGATGCCGCGCCCGACACCGGCATGAACCCCTTCATCATGAACCCGGAGGGTGTGGGCCGGCTGTTCTGCGTGGACAAGCTGGTCGATGGCCCGTTCCCCGAGCACTACGAGCCGATGGAAAGCCCCATCGGCACCAACCCGCTGCACCCCAAGGTGGTGAGCAGCCCGGCAGTGCGCATCTTCAAGGGTGACAAGGCGCGCCTGGGCACGCACAAAGAGTTCCCCTACGTGGGCACCACCTACCGGCTGACGGAGCATTTCCAGTTCTGGACGAAGTCGGTCAAGCTGAACGCGATTGCCCAGCCAGAGCAGTTCGTGGAAATCAGCGAACAGTTGGCCAAGGAAAAGGGCGTGGTGCAGGGCGATTGGGTGAAGGTCAGCTCCAAGCGCGGTTTCATCAAGGCCAAGGCCGTGGTGACCAAGCGCGTGAAACCGCTGACGGTGAACAACCAAACCGTTCACCAAATCGGCATTCCGCTGCACTGGGGTTGGGAAGGCGTGGCCAAGAAGGGCCACCTCACCAACAACCTGCCCCCCGCCGTGGGCGACTGCAACACGCAGACGCCTGAGTACAAGGCCTTCTTGGTCAACCTCGAAAAAGCCTGA
- a CDS encoding type 2 periplasmic-binding domain-containing protein, translated as MPLRIGAHPWPGYELLYLARQRGQLDPQQVRLIEFPSASASLRALAVRSIEGAALTLDEVLLARSRGIDLTVVAVLNESRGADVVLVQPGLQAPGALHGKRIGVESSATGALMLDAFWPVKAWPPETCRWWR; from the coding sequence ATGCCCCTGCGCATTGGCGCGCATCCGTGGCCTGGGTATGAGCTGCTGTATTTGGCACGCCAGCGTGGCCAGTTGGATCCCCAGCAGGTGCGCCTGATCGAGTTTCCTTCGGCCTCGGCCAGTTTGCGGGCGTTGGCGGTGCGCTCCATCGAAGGGGCCGCGCTGACACTCGATGAAGTGCTGCTGGCCCGCTCACGGGGTATCGACCTCACCGTTGTGGCGGTGCTCAATGAGTCACGCGGGGCGGACGTGGTGCTGGTGCAGCCCGGATTGCAAGCACCAGGCGCTTTGCACGGCAAGCGTATCGGCGTGGAGTCCAGCGCCACCGGCGCCCTCATGCTGGATGCCTTCTGGCCCGTCAAGGCTTGGCCCCCCGAGACGTGCAGATGGTGGCGTTGA